The genomic region CGGTGTTCGTGTCCGGCGGCAGGTCGCCCTCGTCCACCGCGCGCTCGAACCGTTCCTGCACACGTGCCGTGCCGTTGTTGCGCCAGCCGACCAGCAGCTCGCGGATGTCGCTCGCGGCGTCACCGGTGGCCAAGGCTCCCTGCACGCCAAGGCATCCGTGCGGTTGGTCCGGGCGGGTGGTGGTCTGGATGGTGCCGGTGAGCAGGGCGGCGGCGACGCCGAGGGCGGTCGGTTCGGCCAGTGCCGGCTCGACGTACGCGCTCGGGCCCTCGTCGTAGCGCTGCAGGGCCTTGCGGAACAGCTGCTCCTTGTTGCCGAAGGTCGCGTACATGCTGGCCGTGGAGATGCCCATCGCGTCGGTCAGGTTCGCCAGGCTGGCGCCCTCGTAGCCCTGCGCCCAGAAGACCGCCAGGGCCCGGTCGAGCGCCTCGTCGGCGTCGAACCCTCGCGGCCGGCCGGTCGCCCTGCGCGGTGTCGTCTCCACCTCCGCAGCGTACCCCGCTTTTGGAACGATCGATGCAGAACGTGCTACGGTCGAGTTCTGAAGTGATCGCTTCAGAACTAGCCGTGGAAGAGGGTTCCGGTGTCCGACAGCGACTTGCGCGCGTTCTACCTGCGCTACCTGGCCGAGCTGAATGCGCACGAGTTCGGGCGCATGGAGGAGTTCATCAGCGACCGCACGACGTTGAACGGCGAACCCGCCACCCGCGACGACCTGCTCGCGGTGCAGAAGGCCGACGTGGCCGCCGTTCCCGACCTGCACTGGGAGCTCGTCGAGCTGCTCTTCGACGGCGACCGGCTGGCCGCGCGGCTGGTCAACACCGGCACGCCGGTGCGCGAGTGGCTCGGCGTGCCGGCCACCGGCGCTTCGTTCGAGATCACCGAGTACGCCATCTACCAGGTCCGCGACGGGCGGTTCGTGCACATGACGGCGCTGCACGACGCCGCTGAGCTCCGTCGCCAGCTGACCCGTTGAACCCGAGAGGAACTCCCATGACCACCACCCTGATCACCGGCGCCAACAAGGGCATCGGGTTCGAGACCGCCAGGCAGCTCGTCGAGCTGGGCCACGTCGTCTACGTCGGCGCGCGCGACCCCGAGCGCGGCGAGAAAGCCGCCGCGGAGCTCGGCGCCCGGTTCGTGCAGCTCGACGTGACCGACGACGACTCGGTGCGCAGCGCGCTGGCGAAGATCGGCGCCGAGGAGGGCCGGCTCGACGTGCTGGTGAACAACGCCGGCATCCTCGCCAACGAGGCGCTCGACGGCCCCGCGGCGCTGAAGGCCTTCGACACCAACGCGGTCAGCATCGTGCGCGTCACGGAGGCGGCGCTTCCGCTGCTGCGCGAGTCCGCCAACCCGACCGTCGTGAACGTGTCGAGCAGCATGGGCTCGTTCTGGGCCGTGACCAACCCGGAGCGCCCGGAGTTCCAGATGCCGCTGGCGCTCTACGCCGCGTCGAAGGCGGCGGCGACCATGCTGACGGTCCAGTACGCGAAGGCCCACCCCGGCATCAGGTTCAACGCCGTCGAGCCCGGCACCACCGCCACCGACATGACCGCGGCGTTCGGCATCGGCCGGCCCGTGGCGGACAGCGCGAAGGTCGTCGTGCGGTTCGCGACGCCGGGTCCGGACGGTCCGACCGGGACCCTGCAGGACGAGGCGGGCGAGCTGCGCTGGTGAGGCGCGGGCGGCACCTGGTCAGGACCGGGTGCCGCCCGTCCACGCGGAGCGGTGGTCGGTGGCGAAGTCCGCGAGCGAGCGCGCCGGGCGGCCGGTGACCTCCTCCGCGGTGTCCGTGACGCCGGCGAACACCCCGTCCCGCACCCGTTCGAGCGTCCACCCGAACTCGTCGCGGTCGAACCCGTCGAGCCCGGCCACCGCCTCCTCGATCGTGACCTCCTCGTGCACGACCTCCCGGCCCAGCACGGACGAGAGCACCGAGGCGGTCTCGGGCAGCGTCAGCGACTCGGGCCCGGTCAGCTCGTAGACCTGGCCGTCGTGTCCGCCTTCGACCAACGCCCGTGCGGCGACCGCGGCGATGTCCCGCGCGTCGATCCACGCGATGCGCGCGCCGGAACCCGCGTACGGCAGCCGCCCGCGTTCGGCGATGTCCTCGCGGTAGAACCGGTCGTCGGTGAGCACCTGCATGAACCAGCTGGGCCGCAGGAACGTCCACGGATGCCCGCTGTCGCGCACCACCCGCTCGGCCCGTGTGGCCCAGGCGTCGTCGGCGAACGAGTCGACGTCGCGTTCGGACAGCAGCACGATCCTCGTCGAGGCCGCGACGCGTGCCAGCAGGCGTTCGACCAGGTCCGGCGCGTCCTCTCGGTCCGGGCGCACGAGGTAGACGGCGTCGGCGGGCACGTCCCAGGTGGACGGGTCGTCCCACGAGAACCTCGTCGGCACCACGCCGTCGATCCGCACGGAGGACGGGTCACTGCTCCCGCCGAGCACCTCGGCGTGGCCCTGGAGCAGCTCGGCGAGTGGAACGCCCGTCTTCCCGCGGACTCCGGTGATCAGAACGCGAGGCACGCTGTTCCTCCTTGGTCAGTGCTGTCGCCGGTCGTGCAGGTCGTCGGTCGTGCGGGTGAGCCACTCGGACAACAGCGTCCGCTCGGCATCACTGAGTGCGGGTAGCCGGGGGAGCGCTTCCCTGAACGCGACGACGAGCGCCATGGGATCGGTGGCCGGCGCCGGCGTCGAGGTGAGGATCCGCGCGAGCACCGCGTCCAGCAGTGCGTCCGCGAGCCCGGGATCGCGCTGGTCCTCGGGTTTGCCGAGCAACGCGAGCACGGCACCGCTGCCGGCCGCGTGGACCAGGTCCACCGCCCGCGCCACCGAGACGTTCAGCAGTCCGGCCGCGGCGACCCGCGCCACCCGTGCCCGCAGGACCTCGGTCCCGGCGGCCGAGGCGGCGGAGTGCCGGGCCCGCGCCGGGTCGACCAGCAGCAGGAACACGTCGGGGTGGGCGACGCCGAACGCGAGGTGGCTCCGCCAGGCGGCCCGCAGGTCCTCGACCGGGTCGCCGTCCTCGTCGGCGGCCCGCACCGCCTTCGCGGTGACGTGCTCGGCCATCACCTGCTCGGCGACCGCCTCCAGCAGGCCGTCCTTGTCCCCGAAGAGCCGGAAGATCGTCGGCGCCGGGATCCCCGCCTCCTGGGCGACCGCCCGCGTCGTCACCGCTTTCGCGCCACCGGTGCGCAGCAGATGAGCCGCGGCCGTGACGATCCTGGAACGGGCGTCTGTCATGGATCAACGGTATCAAATCACTGCTATCGCTGATTCGAACCAGTGATAGCGTTTCGGTGAACCACTGATCCAAGGAGGAAGCAATGATCATCGTCACGGGTGCCACCGGCAGGCTCGGCCGCCAGGTCGTGGAGGAGTTGCTGGAGCACGTGCCCGCCCGTCCGGGCCGCGACTTCACCGGCCCGGCGACGCTGGACCACGCCTTCGAGGGCGCCGACCAGCTGCTCCTCGTCTCGGCCGCGATCCGGCCCGCAGGCCGCCGGGCCAGGGCCGCGGTCGACGCCGCCGTGCGCGCCGGCGCGTCCCGCGTGCTCTACACCAGCCACCAGGCGGCCTCGCCCGACTCGGAGTTCAGCCCTGCCCGCCAGCACGCGGCCACCGAGAAGTACCTGGCAGAGCAGAACATCCCGTACACGGCACTGCGCCACGGCTTCTACACGAGCACCTTCGAGCACTACGTGCCCGCTGCCCTGAAGACCGGCCAGTTCCGCCTCCCGGCCGACGGCCCGGTCTCGTGGACCGCGCACGCCGACCTCGTCGCGGCCGACGTCGCCGCCCTCACCAAGCCCGGTCTGTTCGACGGCGCGACCCCGCCCCTCACCGCACCGGACCTGCTCGACTTCGCCGATGTGGCGGACATTCTCAGCTCGCTCACCGGCCGCGCGACCAAGCGGGTGGTCGTGGCCGACGAGGAGTGGAAGGCGGCGGTGGTCGCGCAGGGCATGCCGGAGGCGGCGGCGGAGTTCACCCTCGGCATGTTCCGCGCGGCGCGGGCCGGTGAGTTCGCGGTCACCGACCCGGCCCTGGAAGACCTGCTGGGGCGTCCGGCGATTCCGGTGCGCACCGTGCTGGAGGACCTCCTGCGCAGCCGCTAAGCCTGCAGCGAGTCGGCGTGGACCCGGCTGTACCGGCTCGCCGGCCGCGGCAGACCGTAGTGCTCGCGCAACGTCCGGCCGGTGTACTCCGTGCGGAACAGCTCGCGGGCACGCAGCAGCGGCACGACGTGGTCGACGAAGTCCTCCAGCCCGGACGGCAACAGCGGTGCCATCACGTTGAAGCCGTCGGCCGCACCCGTGGTGAACCAGAGCTCGATGTGATCGGCGACCTGCTCGGGCGTGCCGGCGACGACCTGGTGGCCGCGGCCGCCGCCGAGCCTGCCGAGCAGCTGGCGCAGGGTCAGCCGCTCGCGCTCGGCCAGGTCGCGCACCAGCTCGAATCGGCTCTTGGCGCCGTTGACGTGACTGACCGGCGGGAGCTCCGGCAGGCGTTCGTCGAGCGGATGGCCGGTGAGGTCGATGCCGATCAGCTCGGTCAGCTGCCGCACGGCGCGGGCCGGGATGATCAGGTCGTCCAGCTCCGCGGCGAGCGCCAGCGCCTCCGCCTCGGTGCCGCCGAGCACCGGGACGATGCCGGGCAGCACCTTCAGGCCGTCCGCCGGGCGCCCGAAGGCCTCGACGCGCCGTTTGATGTCGCCGTAGAACGCGGTGGCCTCCGCGTGCGTCTGCTGGGCCGTGAACACCGCCTCCGCCCACGCCGCGGCGAACGACCTGCCGTCCTCGCTGGAGCCGGCCTGCACGAGCAACGGGTGTCCCTGCGGGCTGCGGACGGCGTTCAGCGGCCCGCGCACGGAGAAGAACTGTCCTTTGTGGCCGATCTCGTGCACCTTGGTCTCGTCCGCGAACACACCGGTGGCCTGGTCGACGACCAGCGCGTCGTCCTCCCACGAGTCCCACAGCGCGGTGACGACGTCGAGGAACTCGTCGGCCCGCCGGTAGCGCTCGGCGTGCTCGGTGTTGACCTCGCGGTTGAAGTTCTGCGCCGACCGGTCCTGCGCGGTGGTCACGATGTTCCAGCCCGCGCGGCCGCCGCTGATGTGGTCGAGCGAGGAGAACAGCCTGGCGAGGTTGTAGGGCTCGCTGAAGCCGGTGGACGCCGTCGCGATCAGTCCGATGTGGTCGGTCACCTGCGCGAGCGCGGTCAGCAGCGTGAGCGGCTCGAACCGGCCGGCGGCGGTGTGCCGGACGTCGCCCCAGATCTGCACGCCGTCGGCGAGGAACACCGAGTCGAACGTGCCGCGCTCGGCGATCCGCGCGAGGTGCTGGAAGTGGGTGACGTCGTCCAGCGCGCGCGGGTCGGTGCGCGGGTGCCGCCAGGCGGCCTCGTGGTGGCCGACGCCCATCAGGAACGCGTTGAGGTGGAGCTTGCGTGCGGACAACTTCAGACTCCCTGCCAGACGGGGTTTCGGACGTTCAAGGGGTCGGCGTAGAGGGCGTCCAGCTGGACGGCACCGGCCGCCACGGCCAGGACGTCCTCGCCGAAGCTGCTCGCCAGCACCGCGTCGGCGGACGCGCGGGACATCGCCGCCACCTCCTCGCGCAACGCGGCGGCGCACTCGGGCAGCCGGTTCGTGCCGAGCTCGGTGACGACGAGGACCTCGGGGTCGAGGAAGTCGAACAGCACAGCCGCCGCCCGCCCGACCACGCGCGCCCGTTCGACGAGGTGCGCCCGCGCGACGGGGGACCCGGCCACGGCGTCGTCGACCAGGTCGAAGACGTACGGCCGGCCGATCACCCCGTCCCGGTGCGCCCGCTCGGCCAGGCGGTCGGACACGGAGGCCTCGAGACACCCGCGCTTGCCGCACTCGCACCGGACGGCCGGGTCCCAGCGCCAGGTGCGCGACGTCACCGGCGGCGGAGCGGTCCCCGGTGGGTCCCGGCGGTCACGATCGCCGCGTCCACGACGTTGCCGACGAACAGGTGCAGCAACGAGTCCCGGCCGCTCGCGCACCGAAGAGCTGCTCGCGGGCCAGTGCCGCGCGTGGCTGTCGACCCGCACGGGCAGCCCGGTGCGCGGTCAGCAGCGCCCCCCTCGACGTCGCGCCAGCCGAGCGAGGCGTGCCGGACGATCACGCCGTCGCGCGCGTCCACCAGCCGCCCGCCGCCACCCAGCCCGATCGGGATGTGCGCGGGGAACCGGTCGGCGTGCAGCCGCAGCAGCTCGTCCGCGGCCGTCGTCAGCACCTCGTGCGGGTCGTCGCGGTCGGTGTGCGGGATCGTCCGCCGTGCCAGGACCCGGCCGCGCAGGTCGGCCAGGCTCAGCGTGCAGAACGGGTGCGCGACGTGCACCCCGGCCACGACGTGCCGGC from Lentzea guizhouensis harbors:
- a CDS encoding TetR/AcrR family transcriptional regulator, translated to METTPRRATGRPRGFDADEALDRALAVFWAQGYEGASLANLTDAMGISTASMYATFGNKEQLFRKALQRYDEGPSAYVEPALAEPTALGVAAALLTGTIQTTTRPDQPHGCLGVQGALATGDAASDIRELLVGWRNNGTARVQERFERAVDEGDLPPDTNTALLARYVTTLQVGIAVQAASGMGPCELQELADAALRTWPVGAAGRG
- a CDS encoding ester cyclase, whose protein sequence is MSDSDLRAFYLRYLAELNAHEFGRMEEFISDRTTLNGEPATRDDLLAVQKADVAAVPDLHWELVELLFDGDRLAARLVNTGTPVREWLGVPATGASFEITEYAIYQVRDGRFVHMTALHDAAELRRQLTR
- a CDS encoding SDR family NAD(P)-dependent oxidoreductase is translated as MTTTLITGANKGIGFETARQLVELGHVVYVGARDPERGEKAAAELGARFVQLDVTDDDSVRSALAKIGAEEGRLDVLVNNAGILANEALDGPAALKAFDTNAVSIVRVTEAALPLLRESANPTVVNVSSSMGSFWAVTNPERPEFQMPLALYAASKAAATMLTVQYAKAHPGIRFNAVEPGTTATDMTAAFGIGRPVADSAKVVVRFATPGPDGPTGTLQDEAGELRW
- a CDS encoding nucleoside-diphosphate sugar epimerase encodes the protein MPRVLITGVRGKTGVPLAELLQGHAEVLGGSSDPSSVRIDGVVPTRFSWDDPSTWDVPADAVYLVRPDREDAPDLVERLLARVAASTRIVLLSERDVDSFADDAWATRAERVVRDSGHPWTFLRPSWFMQVLTDDRFYREDIAERGRLPYAGSGARIAWIDARDIAAVAARALVEGGHDGQVYELTGPESLTLPETASVLSSVLGREVVHEEVTIEEAVAGLDGFDRDEFGWTLERVRDGVFAGVTDTAEEVTGRPARSLADFATDHRSAWTGGTRS
- a CDS encoding TetR/AcrR family transcriptional regulator → MTDARSRIVTAAAHLLRTGGAKAVTTRAVAQEAGIPAPTIFRLFGDKDGLLEAVAEQVMAEHVTAKAVRAADEDGDPVEDLRAAWRSHLAFGVAHPDVFLLLVDPARARHSAASAAGTEVLRARVARVAAAGLLNVSVARAVDLVHAAGSGAVLALLGKPEDQRDPGLADALLDAVLARILTSTPAPATDPMALVVAFREALPRLPALSDAERTLLSEWLTRTTDDLHDRRQH
- a CDS encoding NAD(P)H-binding protein, with the protein product MIIVTGATGRLGRQVVEELLEHVPARPGRDFTGPATLDHAFEGADQLLLVSAAIRPAGRRARAAVDAAVRAGASRVLYTSHQAASPDSEFSPARQHAATEKYLAEQNIPYTALRHGFYTSTFEHYVPAALKTGQFRLPADGPVSWTAHADLVAADVAALTKPGLFDGATPPLTAPDLLDFADVADILSSLTGRATKRVVVADEEWKAAVVAQGMPEAAAEFTLGMFRAARAGEFAVTDPALEDLLGRPAIPVRTVLEDLLRSR
- a CDS encoding LLM class flavin-dependent oxidoreductase, which translates into the protein MSARKLHLNAFLMGVGHHEAAWRHPRTDPRALDDVTHFQHLARIAERGTFDSVFLADGVQIWGDVRHTAAGRFEPLTLLTALAQVTDHIGLIATASTGFSEPYNLARLFSSLDHISGGRAGWNIVTTAQDRSAQNFNREVNTEHAERYRRADEFLDVVTALWDSWEDDALVVDQATGVFADETKVHEIGHKGQFFSVRGPLNAVRSPQGHPLLVQAGSSEDGRSFAAAWAEAVFTAQQTHAEATAFYGDIKRRVEAFGRPADGLKVLPGIVPVLGGTEAEALALAAELDDLIIPARAVRQLTELIGIDLTGHPLDERLPELPPVSHVNGAKSRFELVRDLAERERLTLRQLLGRLGGGRGHQVVAGTPEQVADHIELWFTTGAADGFNVMAPLLPSGLEDFVDHVVPLLRARELFRTEYTGRTLREHYGLPRPASRYSRVHADSLQA
- a CDS encoding ROK family protein; translation: MTSRTWRWDPAVRCECGKRGCLEASVSDRLAERAHRDGVIGRPYVFDLVDDAVAGSPVARAHLVERARVVGRAAAVLFDFLDPEVLVVTELGTNRLPECAAALREEVAAMSRASADAVLASSFGEDVLAVAAGAVQLDALYADPLNVRNPVWQGV